The genomic stretch CTGAATATTCCATGTTGTTTAGTGTCAGTTTATTATTTACAATGCATATATAATGAGGAAAATGGATAACATGCAtgttgtacaagatcaccatcaGGTGAACTACAGCTGCAGTTATATGATCAAGTTTAAGAGCTTAATGCACCTGTGTGGATGTAAATCTAACTGAATTTTGTTTTGGCTGATCTTGAGGATATGGACCAGGGTCAGGAGGAGTATATGTCTCAACTGTCAGTGTTTCTTTATGATGATTAGCATCAACCATATTGACATTGTTTGCTGCACCAGAAGTAGACAATGCACTCCCAGGAAGGACACCATTGCTTCCTTTGAGTGTCCTGGGAAGCTTGATTTTAAAAGGAGGGGTTGGATTCAAGTCCTCTAGGCGATTAGAATTTACGAAAGTAACCTAAACGATACAGAAAAGAAGTAAGCAACAAGTCCTGTCAATATCTTAATTTTATACCATAATTCCTAGTAGAAGAAAACAATCATATTCAAACTAATATGAAAATAAGATCTGAAAATAAAATACCAACCTCGTAATCCACAAAACTTTCTTTCAAGTGATCAGCATCTAAAAATGTATCTTTGAAATCTACTGTTTCCAATAGATCGGGCATATTAGTCCACTGAGCTGCAGAAGGTTCCCCGTAACCAAGAAATATTTTCTCCAACCATTTAGGAACAATACAGTATTCATTCATTAAGTCCCTTATTGATTCTAAGATTGCTTTAAAATTGTTTTCTTTTGGCTTTCTCCTCATTAACACGTTAAATGTACCATAAACATCCTCTCCACCTTTCTCAGCAATGTTATTGACATCCATGTGGTATTGCGCTGTATCCAAAGCTACAGTTACTGTTCTCAGTTCCCCCTTTGGTGGCTTCCAGTCCTCCCGTTTAATCTTACCAGAAAAATCATTCATAAGGGTCCCTTCTTCATCACGAATCTCAATAACTTCACACCCCCGTACATATTGTAGGCCAAGCTTCTGTGGCACGCtagctttgttttcttcttctgcACTCAGAGGCTCGAACGATGGGCGAATAGTTAATAAAAACAATACATCATGTTCTTTTAGTGCATCCCATTCAGATCTAATATGTGACCTGTAGCTGGATATGCTATAGGTAACTTGTGCTGTTACGGATGATGGTTTGACTTCTCCTATGTTGGGTTGTTTCACTTCAGCAATCCTGAACTGTTTGATTGGTACACCCATTCTTGACCAACCTCGAAAAGCAGTTTCTCCATCAATATTAATATATGCAAGAAGATGTGGAACAGCTTCCTGAATGTCCTCGCGTATCTCATATGTTGATTCAAGTCGAAAGAGATTAAAATTTCGGAGAAGATAGTCATGTAATGTTAAAAACTGTAAGTTTAGCTTTGGTAACGCTAAACAACCTTCTCCGGTGTAATTTATGCTTGGTACAACACTTTCATCCCACATAATCTGCTCATTTGGATAAAGAGGAAGAGCATTGATAGCTTCCTTTTGAGACTGTTGTTTCTCAAAAAAGGACACCATTATTTCAATAAGAAAATCCACCCTCTCCGTCCAGGGATCTTCCTTAGAAACCAGTTTGAGCTGCATAAAGCCACAATGTCAAAAACAGAAGTTTGTGGCATTGAAATTCATTGCATTGCTCACACATGCAAGCATTATAATACTATTTCCAAAACTACTCAACAGAACcagtataaaataatatttgaatccCTTTGGTAACACTCACAAATTACAATGGCTAACCGACAAACAGAATAAAACAAAAGATCAATTTAATCTTCTAGTGTCAAAATTCTGCAATCAAAAGTAAGTATGCATTTAGAAGGGAGGGTTCAAACAAACTCTTAAGTTGAGATTGAACTAAGTTATTGGGATAAGTTTCGTAATGACCACTGAATTGAAAATGTAAAATCATATATTATTTGCCTTCAGAACATGATGTTTTTCTGATTTCACACAACTCCCACCAAAGATATAGAGTTATAGACAAAATGAGAAAACATCAACCAGAGATGTTGATGAAGAGCAAGACAGGAAGAATAATAAGTTTCAGATGAAGCCACTGTAAATACAATGACAATAAAAACACTGTTACAATCAATCAATTATCAACTATCATTCTAAATTTCAACATTCACGTGAGGCGCGGGGAACAACTAAAGATCCACAGTCAAGATTATAAAAACAGTTAAAAGTTGCATCTATTAATCACACACCTTACAGCAAACCAAATCCCTCAACTCCTCGGGAGAAAGAACAGACAATTTCTTGGACAGATTTGCACGTGTGTGAAGAGAACCAATGTTAGTCAAAGCAAGTTCCCGCAGCTACAACCAGAacagaaaaaaaactattaaaatctGATCATAATGACATGAAATCAGGGGGACGTAGGATGAAGAATTGGGTGATATACAAATAATACACGCTAGAGAGTTACTAATGTTTTATTCATACATTGTTGACTTTCTTTTTAAATGCATGTAGCTGGAATGACTGCAGTCGGCTGTAATGGGATTCAAGAACCTCATGATCTGTTAGCTGTACACCAGTATTGTCATTAATCTCAAACCCTTCATAGAATTGTAATAAATCAACCAACTGAGCAAAAAGTTTCCCCTTTCCATGCCTATAGAGTGCACTCAGATGGCATTTGGCAACTACAGCTGCATCAGCCACTAGGGGCCTCAAATACCTATAACACAATAAACACAGAGGAGAAGACATATTAAGGAAACTGAATATGTATACTCTCGAAGATTACACGGAAAAAATGTGGGCTGCTAAAAAGTGTCTTCTTCTTGAATGTCTTATAAGAATCAAACCCATTTTCACTTCAACCATAGTTACTCTTGGAATGTGTGGGTTGGATCTAACtaatccttacaaaaccggcttgtagagtACAAACACATGTTCAGGTCATTTATTGTCCGACATGAGACTCTTAGCACACCCCATCACGCACAGGACTGGACATCTAGAGCGCGGAGTTAAATGGTTGGTGGCCCGATAGCAAAAATCTAATAGCAGGTGGCCCACTGGATAGAATTGTcctcacttataagcacatgcTCAGGTTATATATTGTCCAGTGTGGGACTCCTAACAGTTCCCATTAAAGAAAAAGATAATGGCTAATACAACCAGTCACTTATTCAACAATTTATATCACTATGCTAAACACAAAATTATgcataaatttgaaaataaaaactaaaaatatattgAAGTATAAAACCAAATACAACAACTCAAACCTAAAATGAGAGAATGCATATAACCATTTCAACACACCTTCTTGTAGGCAGTTGACTCAAAAGGTCAATAAGAAATTCCATAAACCTCTCGCAATAGAGGACACAGGCATCGTTAATTAGCCACAAACCAGTTTCATCAATTACTTCATCATCCTCACCAGACAACTGTCTCTGGGAAAATACATGTGAATCCAGTATCtagtagaagaaaaaaaaacatcaagaaaTTCAGACTTCTACTTCCAAGAAAAAATATGTGTTGATCTAAAAAACAATACAATTGTCTGTAGATTCAAGTTCTTAAAAAATTGAGACCTCCAGAAATTCTTCTATGAGATTCTTCAAAAACGTCACTTCAACTGCAGTTGAAGGATCTGAATGCTGCCCTCCTTTCACAGGTTCCTTCTTTAACATCCTTTTCCATTTCTTGACCAACTCTGGATTAAGACAAAGCTCCATCTGCATGGATGAAGACCAACGACCCAGAATGCATTTAGCATTCAACATTCATtgcaaaaatttcaaaaataataagTGATGCAATGGCAATAACTCATTTTCATAAAAAGTGATCTTACCTGAAAACGACCAAAAGACAAACTGGACAAGGACTTCAAACTTGCTAGTCTCAACACGGTTTTTCTAACAACCTCATCTTCTAAACTCTGCAATGCAAGGTTATTAGCTCAGCTACCGTAAACAATGACCAAGGACCTATTAGTTTCACTGGAAATTATTTTGATGAGAATGGGAAAGGAAATGGATTGGAATAAAATAACCATTTCAAAGGTCTTCTTATAATTGAATGACAATTCCATTTCATTCCTGTATTAGACTTGCCAGGTCAATTTTTCAAGCAGGACCAACTGACAATCATTAACTAAAAGTTAAATTCTAATTACCATATGAAATTGCTTGGGGTGGGACAATGGGTTAGACGCCAGTATCATACATATTCAGATATAAGAATGTGACTGAagaattcaaatatatatatatatatatatatatatatatatatatatatatatatatatatatatatatatatatatatatatatatatatatatatatacatacatatatacatacatatatacatacatatatacatacatatatatgtatacatatatatatatatatatatatatatatatatatatatatatatatatatatatgtatacatatatatatatatatatatatatgtatacatatatacatacatatatatgtatgtatatgtatacatacatatatatacatacatatatacatatatgtatgtatacatacatatatatgtatacatatatatatatatatatatgtatatatatatatatatatatatatatatatatatatatatgtatatatatacatatatatatatatatatatatatatatatatatatatatatatatatatatatatatatatatatatatcaacagcCCCTATTTGAATCATAGTTTTAGGAACTCTGGCAAATTAACGGAATATTTGCTGAAAGCATAATGATTATGTAAAATTGTAgcaattcaataataatataagCCAGTTTTTCAACAAAAATTGTTAAAATAAACCAGCACGCCAACTACTTAAACATGAGTGGCTAAAGCCAACAACAACATGACTTAAGCCATAAAGGAAGAAGTACAGTGTCAGCATACCTGAAACGCATTTATCATGAAAACAAGGTAATTTGTCTTCTCTGCAATATTCAGTTCTCTTCCCTATAGTAAGATTTGAACATGAGATTCAGCAAAATGTCAAAATACAAGCTTCTCACTTCACTAGTTAAAAGAAAAGAGGTAGAAAAATAAACAGCTAACAGTCCAACTCtataattaaatggaaaatgTACACTTAACAAAATAATGAAAAACTGAAAGCTAGCGAATAATAATAGATGAAATCATGACATCTCTTGAGATGCTTCATAATCACAATATCCATTCTTGTCAAAATGAGTGAAACACCTCGATCAAACTCAAACACAAGCCTATCatagaaatgaaatgaaaatagaaatgaaaataatatagGAAGCATTGACATAGACATGGACAATGGACACAGGTAATAATTGTATGAATTACAAGTTTCAGAGTCATGTCAATCACTTGGACATGCCTGGACTAAAGTGCTAGTAAGGAAATAACAATGCAtaaaaaaagagatatataaaTACCTCCTTTAGTCGAATAACCCTCTCAAGAAATTCTTTGAAAACATCTTTCTTATCATGGAAGCAAACCCAAGCAGCAACATTCTCTCGGAACTGCAATCCACACAtacattttttcaataaaatttcCCACCCACACCCACAAATTagatttacaaaacaaaatatataagcAATTGAAGAATTGTAACTTAAAAAACAAAGACAGAGATAAACCTTTTCATTGACCATGATGATGATTGACATAACATGCTCAAAAGTAGCAGTAAGAGGATCAAAATGCGGCCAGAGGTAATTCTCCAAATACTGACTAACTTCCAAAATCATAACTCTCTGAAGAGGAACAGGCTTATTACCTTGACCTTCTTTCACCAACAATTCCGTTTCATAAATCTTCACAACAAGTTCCGGATCGAAATCTTTCTTCTTCTCATCAGTTTTCAACCAGTTAGATTCAGCAATCTTCGTGAGACGGTCGCGTTGAATCTCAGAAACAGTGATTGTGCTCTGTAAACCGCCACCGCTACCTCCTTTTTGACTCCGCTCTCCGGCTTTTGGTTCTGCCAATGGGTACTCCGCTACTCTGTGACGGCGGAAATCGTAAGTTCCGGTGCCGTAAACCTTCGTCATGGATGTGGTGAGTAGGGTTTGTGCAGGGAAATCAAGGATTGGGAAtttagggttttggtttttgcTTCGGATAAAGATAAACCCTAGACTACACTAACTCGAGTATGGTGTGATATACAAACACTGCAAGAAAAAGTACTTGTTGTTGGCATTGGCTTCGCAATAACCGCTTTTTCTCTATTGTTCTTCACTGGATGAATACATTTCACTCCTTTGTAATTTGTATGTGGTGAGAGccttttaacatttttaaaattatttatttatttattttcaaccaaaaattattttaatacttatttatatttatatttaatacgtATTTATTTGAGTATGAACTTACCTTAGTATGATttcatttctttctttcttttttcatgaCTTGATTTGTCTTGAACGTGTAATATTACCAATATTACCATTAGAATATATCATTACACCCAGTTTTCGTAAATGCATTTTCaaaagtatatttttttttagaaaaaagttgGTTCttttcgtaggtacatctacgaaagtGCTAAAATCATagtaaatgtttaaaaaaatttaaagtataTCAGTTCAGCAATTCTTCCGtgtgtacatctacggaacatgtTAAAAACATAGTGTTCTGTAGATGAACTTACGGAATATTCTGCTATATTTtgaaatcatatgcattttcaaatcaaattataataaattaaagtaATTCAATTTAAAGGCAATAGTAAATAGTGCACCAAAAAATACATCGTCGGTTATAATTTCGAATACATAAATCGTCGAATACATAATTAAACTAACGtacataaatgaaatcaaaatacagatataaaaaaaatcacaggCATCACTACTGTGTGTGTCGGACATCATCTTGCGCCTCTCCACTACCTCTGGCCCCGCCTCTAAGTCCACCACACTGTCTGTTGACTACTCTACCTCTACCGTCAAGTGCCCCACCTGTCTTAGCATGGTTTCAATGGTACAAAAATGCCCCATCTGCCACCCTAATGATACCATCCAATACACGTCTATGATCAGACCCCTCAGGGAAGAAACCAACGGTAATGTCTATCTGCGTCATGTCAAGTATCTCacgacaccgaggaagaacatcgttAGTGTGGTCCATCTGAGACTGATGAGTATGCAAAATCTCCATGTGAGCTGGTCTGAATGGTGATCTCGATGTAGTGGGGATCATGTATGAGTGTAACACTCTGTAGTACCAGGTGATGTACCCGTCGACGCAGCTCCAGTCTCTCTCTGATGTGGTTGCCCGAGCCTCGGCAGGAACCATGTGGTGCTCCCAGTCTGCAAATACCTCATCTAGTTGCCGACGAGTCATGGTGATGGGAGCGGTGATAGGAAGGTGGTGAGGTATCGTCTGCTAGTAGTTGAACTGCCACATGACGCACTCCGGAAGATAACGAGCAATGATGGTCGAACTGgcagccaaccatccagaatatagtACGATCTCATCAGACGGAATCGTCTAACTGTGAGCAGCATAGCATTTGTATCAGACGTCCTCTGCAACCATGCGGTCAAGATAATGTCTATAAGGATCCGGTACCTGGTTCCCTCTGAGAGGGACGAAGGCTCTAGCACTCAACATAGCCTCAGTGTAGTCTTGTACCTCTCCCCAGCCAATAATGTTAGAAAAGTGTTGTAATATCCAACACTAGAGAAAAATAACGGGGATCAAACatattatcacaaatatataataaactttgagAAAAAGTATAATGATATAGATTGTTACCACTGAGAGGGTACAACTATCAACCATAGTCATTGCCTTCCAAAGGCATCCATCTTCGAGTTTACGATAGATGTACGCCAGTGTAGCCTCTCAACCTCCTCAAGGACGTACTTAGGATCAGCCGCGAGCTCTTCAATCAGCAtctccctcacttcctccttcgTCAACCTACCGTGACCAAGGAGGGTACCCCTGATAGGTATTTGTAGGAGCCATGCGACGTCATCAAGAGTGATGCTAACCTCACTATGATGAAGATGGAATGACGAAGTCTCTGGATGCCACCTCTCTACAAAGGCCATTAGCATCCCATTATGTATCGTGTGGAACCTGACCTGACAGAGGTCCTTCAGCCCAAAAGCTGAGAGGACATCCTGGAACCACGCCTCGTTAGGCTGCACTAGAGCGGCAATCTTCCGACCATGGTTGTAGAACTTCTGGGTATCCATCTCctaaaattttccaaaaaaaaagcaaTAAATAATAAGCAAAGTTACAAATAATTAATCAGAAacttaagaaaaaaattaataaataataaccaAAAAAATGTATCTCTCCGTCCCAGATATGTATGGCTGAATATCATTGCATACCCTGCCAATAGAGATGCATCTACAGGAACTCCGGGTACCAGACAGGCTCCAAAACCTCATCATCCTCGTGCAACTCATGAGGTGGCATTGGAAATCCTGCATCGGCCGTCACTGGCACACACATAGGAGAAGAAGAACTGCACCGACGACGTCTGCGGGCGGAGGGCGTCTGTGAGGAAATATCACCATCATCTTGAGGCCTCTGTGTTGAATTAGTAGTCACGGAATCCCCCTCAACTGGAATAGATGGAGAAGACCCCTCTGTTGGAACTGGTGTAGCAGGTACATCTGCAGGAACGACAACTCCATCTGTAACTTGTGACACTACCTGCATTTGCGCACGTCGCACGGAGGCATGTTATGTAGTCCTCCCAGATATAATGCGGTCTGAACGGTCGGCCATAATATCTGCGTTGTTGATCCGCTGTCGcccacggatcaaaaacgagtatttttaaAACTGTAGTTTAGCGACAATGACTCGAGTATCtaatcgcaaggattcttgtattattattaactaattaaaaatcgaattgggggtttatggttttagaatcaatttataaaacaaagTAAATTaactgattatcaaaataagctaaatggctaatcctactgattcgggttccgacttattataggttataataacaccaatccctaaacaGCTTCgacctattcgattatgagattaatcagacaagcgcttattaaaatcatacgagttatgttcctgtttaccgaattaagcaaacggttaagaatatgacgagttaacgaattaagcaaatgataacacgtaattaaatttaggaacatgcatacaatcgaatttaatcaattctatcatatgaacaacaatcgaattaaacaaacaattgtaatcaaattaagcaaatgatttcatagaaaagaattgaatagaaatcgaatttaaattagtattagaataacctcaaagcaatggaacccataagcagcaggatttgcctttgggaattagttcttcattctaatcatgaaagcAAAAGTAAAATTTATGGCAAAAAAAAAGGTCTAAAGTATTCTAGCGGCTGCTAACCCTTATAAGACAAAATAAgattttcttctctactaactcaaactgggtcaaaaacataacccaagcccataaaataatgacccaaaaacaaattattctaatgACTGAAACTTCAACGAAATTCTGGGAACTATGCATTTCGAATTTGCCTTTGACTCCAACTTGAaagatgtagctctttctcttagctttccggcgattattagaacacaTCAATACGATTCccggagctccagttatgatcattttagtgcagactgctaatgccgAAAAtagagtgcgaaaatcaaataagtgaaaaataaactaatttataaaaacacattaaaatagaaaaataaccaaggtaaagtatgGAAATGCATAAGTATAaacatagaggaatgtgcatcaaaatgcacagATGAGTTGTATCACAAATACAATGAATGGGATACAATTTagttatgattagaaaagaaaaaaaataaattaacatatgtagatgcacatacggaaatctttcgtagatgcatttacGAAACAACCTAACATTTTAAAAATCTGGTTTTGTTCCCTAAATGCATCTACGAACgacctaacgtttcatatgttccgtagatgcatctatggaagatTCTACAATTTCAGAAACGCAAAAATGGCATAAGTCATTGTTCTCCtacttaaaaaaacaattttcacCCCTAATCAGTTTGTTCTACACATCAAACactacctacattgtctctaaattaTGTTCTTAAACctaactaatgatttctacacctaaaaaatCTACTCAAACTCTATTACGGGAAAACTCAAAAATAACTCAAAAACTTaccaattaaattgaattttgaagATTTTGAAATGCGTTGATTGTTGATGTTGATATTCAAAATCGAACTCGAGAGAAAACAGCGGATTTTGGTGGAAGTTTGATTTTTTATGTTGAGAGAGATTGAGAGTTTGTAAATATGAAAAGTGAAGAATGAGGGAGAAGAGTCTGGcgcgaatataacatcaaatgcttccgtagatgcatctcagGAAATCTTTCGTAGTTGCGTCTGCGGAACAAAACaactttaaacaaaaaaaagtgcttccgaaaatacatctacggatgcaagAGACATTTTAGGCAACTCGCATGGTGCATAAGATACACATGGGATGTGGTAAGATATTATCTATTATTATATCAATTTAAAATTCAgattaaccaaaaaaaaattgtCAATCTAAATCTACTcgttactattattatttatagaTAGAATAGTAAAATATCAATGGAATTTGTATTTGGTATTTGGATCTAACTAAACAAATACTCACACAGAATTTgtcataaatattattattattatgttaaatttttaaaatttaaattgaaagTAAAGAGTGCATGAAAATAAAGAACGCGAGGATGAAAAATAATTACCTTCATCactaaaatcagaaaaaaatttaaagtatCTAATTCACACCATTTTAGGCGCAATCTAAACTTACAAACATAAGTTTTCTAAGGCTATTTGTTTATgataacttatgaaaacaacttattaCATTGTTCCGAAGGTGTTTTCAACCTATTTTAATAAGTTCGTCAAgataattaagttttattttttgtattttaatttaaaatataatattcaatATAATACTCCATCTATtcatttttaagtgtcattttttaTCTTTTTACACA from Vicia villosa cultivar HV-30 ecotype Madison, WI linkage group LG4, Vvil1.0, whole genome shotgun sequence encodes the following:
- the LOC131595734 gene encoding uncharacterized protein LOC131595734 isoform X2 — protein: MTKVYGTGTYDFRRHRVAEYPLAEPKAGERSQKGGSGGGLQSTITVSEIQRDRLTKIAESNWLKTDEKKKDFDPELVVKIYETELLVKEGQGNKPVPLQRVMILEVSQYLENYLWPHFDPLTATFEHVMSIIIMVNEKFRENVAAWVCFHDKKDVFKEFLERVIRLKEGRELNIAEKTNYLVFMINAFQSLEDEVVRKTVLRLASLKSLSSLSFGRFQMELCLNPELVKKWKRMLKKEPVKGGQHSDPSTAVEVTFLKNLIEEFLEILDSHVFSQRQLSGEDDEVIDETGLWLINDACVLYCERFMEFLIDLLSQLPTRRYLRPLVADAAVVAKCHLSALYRHGKGKLFAQLVDLLQFYEGFEINDNTGVQLTDHEVLESHYSRLQSFQLHAFKKKVNNLRELALTNIGSLHTRANLSKKLSVLSPEELRDLVCCKLKLVSKEDPWTERVDFLIEIMVSFFEKQQSQKEAINALPLYPNEQIMWDESVVPSINYTGEGCLALPKLNLQFLTLHDYLLRNFNLFRLESTYEIREDIQEAVPHLLAYINIDGETAFRGWSRMGVPIKQFRIAEVKQPNIGEVKPSSVTAQVTYSISSYRSHIRSEWDALKEHDVLFLLTIRPSFEPLSAEEENKASVPQKLGLQYVRGCEVIEIRDEEGTLMNDFSGKIKREDWKPPKGELRTVTVALDTAQYHMDVNNIAEKGGEDVYGTFNVLMRRKPKENNFKAILESIRDLMNEYCIVPKWLEKIFLGYGEPSAAQWTNMPDLLETVDFKDTFLDADHLKESFVDYEVTFVNSNRLEDLNPTPPFKIKLPRTLKGSNGVLPGSALSTSGAANNVNMVDANHHKETLTVETYTPPDPGPYPQDQPKQNSVRFTSTQVQAIISGIQPGLTMVVGPPGTGKTDTAVQILNVLYHNCPSQRTLIITHSNQALNDLFEKIMQRDVPARYLLRLGQGEQELATDLDFSRQGRVNAMLVRRLELLSEVERLARSLQLPEDVGYTCETAGYFWLLHVYSRWEQFEAACARDENKKKATFVRDRFPFKEFFSDTPHPVFTGVSFEKDMRAAWGCLHHLKTMFQELEECRAFELLKSTADRANYLMTKQAKIVAMTCTHAALKRKDFLQLGFKYDNLLMEESAQILEIETFIPMLLQRQEDGHARLKRCILIGDHHQLPPVVKNMAFQKYSHMDQSLFTRFVRLGIPYIELNAQGRARPSIAKLYNWRYRNLGDLPYLKEAAIFNRANAGFAYDYQLVDVPEHLGKGETTPSPWFYQNEGEAEYIVSVYIYMRLLGYPANKISILTTYNGQKLLIRDVINRRCVPYNFIGPPSKVSTVDKFQGQQNDFILLSLVRTRFVGHLRDVRRLVVAMSRARLGLYVFCRRSIFEQCYELQPTFQLLLKRPDRLALNMNEITSYTERNVEDPGPSHHVHLVSGIDEMASIVDRLYQEKMRYQYEQNGSYLSHPEPSVITDEVQNRQQTVDTDMLEQKDEMADESGDATISDNIRVPGDLPPEKSMEDATKVDGVSHLELSVNTNTVQNRQQIMDTDMPEQDDMPHESGEATAVDNHVSGDMPPEKSMEDVTVADNSAGVANGSPTP
- the LOC131595734 gene encoding uncharacterized protein LOC131595734 isoform X1; this encodes MTKVYGTGTYDFRRHRVAEYPLAEPKAGERSQKGGSGGGLQSTITVSEIQRDRLTKIAESNWLKTDEKKKDFDPELVVKIYETELLVKEGQGNKPVPLQRVMILEVSQYLENYLWPHFDPLTATFEHVMSIIIMVNEKVYLCLCFLSYNSSIAYIFCFVNLICGCGWEILLKKCMCGLQFRENVAAWVCFHDKKDVFKEFLERVIRLKEGRELNIAEKTNYLVFMINAFQSLEDEVVRKTVLRLASLKSLSSLSFGRFQMELCLNPELVKKWKRMLKKEPVKGGQHSDPSTAVEVTFLKNLIEEFLEILDSHVFSQRQLSGEDDEVIDETGLWLINDACVLYCERFMEFLIDLLSQLPTRRYLRPLVADAAVVAKCHLSALYRHGKGKLFAQLVDLLQFYEGFEINDNTGVQLTDHEVLESHYSRLQSFQLHAFKKKVNNLRELALTNIGSLHTRANLSKKLSVLSPEELRDLVCCKLKLVSKEDPWTERVDFLIEIMVSFFEKQQSQKEAINALPLYPNEQIMWDESVVPSINYTGEGCLALPKLNLQFLTLHDYLLRNFNLFRLESTYEIREDIQEAVPHLLAYINIDGETAFRGWSRMGVPIKQFRIAEVKQPNIGEVKPSSVTAQVTYSISSYRSHIRSEWDALKEHDVLFLLTIRPSFEPLSAEEENKASVPQKLGLQYVRGCEVIEIRDEEGTLMNDFSGKIKREDWKPPKGELRTVTVALDTAQYHMDVNNIAEKGGEDVYGTFNVLMRRKPKENNFKAILESIRDLMNEYCIVPKWLEKIFLGYGEPSAAQWTNMPDLLETVDFKDTFLDADHLKESFVDYEVTFVNSNRLEDLNPTPPFKIKLPRTLKGSNGVLPGSALSTSGAANNVNMVDANHHKETLTVETYTPPDPGPYPQDQPKQNSVRFTSTQVQAIISGIQPGLTMVVGPPGTGKTDTAVQILNVLYHNCPSQRTLIITHSNQALNDLFEKIMQRDVPARYLLRLGQGEQELATDLDFSRQGRVNAMLVRRLELLSEVERLARSLQLPEDVGYTCETAGYFWLLHVYSRWEQFEAACARDENKKKATFVRDRFPFKEFFSDTPHPVFTGVSFEKDMRAAWGCLHHLKTMFQELEECRAFELLKSTADRANYLMTKQAKIVAMTCTHAALKRKDFLQLGFKYDNLLMEESAQILEIETFIPMLLQRQEDGHARLKRCILIGDHHQLPPVVKNMAFQKYSHMDQSLFTRFVRLGIPYIELNAQGRARPSIAKLYNWRYRNLGDLPYLKEAAIFNRANAGFAYDYQLVDVPEHLGKGETTPSPWFYQNEGEAEYIVSVYIYMRLLGYPANKISILTTYNGQKLLIRDVINRRCVPYNFIGPPSKVSTVDKFQGQQNDFILLSLVRTRFVGHLRDVRRLVVAMSRARLGLYVFCRRSIFEQCYELQPTFQLLLKRPDRLALNMNEITSYTERNVEDPGPSHHVHLVSGIDEMASIVDRLYQEKMRYQYEQNGSYLSHPEPSVITDEVQNRQQTVDTDMLEQKDEMADESGDATISDNIRVPGDLPPEKSMEDATKVDGVSHLELSVNTNTVQNRQQIMDTDMPEQDDMPHESGEATAVDNHVSGDMPPEKSMEDVTVADNSAGVANGSPTP
- the LOC131598210 gene encoding protein MAIN-LIKE 2-like; the protein is MQVVSQVTDGVVVPADVPATPVPTEGSSPSIPVEGDSVTTNSTQRPQDDGDISSQTPSARRRRRCSSSSPMCVPVTADAGFPMPPHELHEDDEEMDTQKFYNHGRKIAALVQPNEAWFQDVLSAFGLKDLCQVRFHTIHNGMLMAFVERWHPETSSFHLHHSEVSITLDDVAWLLQIPIRGTLLGHGRLTKEEVREMLIEELAADPKYVLEEVERLHWRTSICWILQHFSNIIGWGEVQDYTEAMLSARAFVPLRGNQVPDPYRHYLDRMVAEDV